One stretch of Chryseobacterium indologenes DNA includes these proteins:
- a CDS encoding ABC transporter ATP-binding protein, with translation MLKTINLHKKYNDFTALKSLDLEIQEGEIFALLGQNGAGKSTTINILLGLIKATSGDAFINNISVKDHPEKIKKHLAYIPETVLLYPNLTGIENLDFFSKIAGFHYNKEKLSALLKRTGLQEIAHEKPLGGYSKGMRQKVGIAIALAKDAKVLLLDEPTSGLDPIATAEFTEIVRQLGREGRTVLMATHDIFNAVSVATNIGIMKQGELVQNHPSKAFSAEELQELYLQTI, from the coding sequence ATGTTAAAAACCATCAATCTTCATAAAAAATACAACGATTTTACCGCTTTAAAATCTCTTGATCTCGAAATTCAGGAAGGTGAAATTTTTGCGCTTCTCGGACAAAACGGAGCCGGAAAAAGCACAACTATCAATATCCTTTTAGGCTTAATTAAAGCGACTTCAGGTGATGCCTTTATCAATAATATTTCGGTGAAAGATCATCCCGAAAAAATCAAAAAACATTTAGCATACATTCCTGAAACAGTGTTACTGTATCCGAATCTTACAGGTATTGAAAATCTTGATTTCTTCTCAAAAATTGCGGGCTTCCATTATAATAAAGAAAAACTTTCCGCTCTTTTGAAACGTACCGGTTTGCAGGAGATTGCCCATGAAAAACCTTTAGGTGGTTATTCAAAAGGAATGCGACAGAAAGTGGGCATCGCCATCGCTCTTGCCAAAGATGCCAAAGTTTTACTGCTTGATGAACCAACGAGTGGGCTTGACCCGATTGCCACCGCTGAGTTTACAGAAATTGTAAGGCAGCTAGGCCGCGAAGGGCGAACAGTTTTAATGGCAACTCATGATATTTTTAACGCCGTAAGTGTAGCGACAAATATCGGAATCATGAAACAGGGTGAACTGGTGCAAAACCATCCCTCTAAAGCATTTTCTGCTGAAGAATTACAGGAACTATATTTGCAAACAATCTAA
- a CDS encoding DUF4287 domain-containing protein, whose product MSFQTYIKNIEEKTGKSRSDFENLANEKGFTEEGKIKKGIKATEIINWLKEDFELGHGHATAMYAYINGKRE is encoded by the coding sequence ATGTCATTTCAAACTTATATCAAAAATATTGAAGAGAAAACCGGAAAATCCCGTTCTGATTTTGAAAATTTAGCTAATGAAAAAGGGTTTACGGAAGAAGGAAAAATAAAAAAAGGAATAAAGGCAACAGAAATAATCAATTGGTTAAAGGAAGATTTTGAATTAGGTCATGGCCATGCTACGGCTATGTATGCTTATATTAATGGAAAACGTGAATAA
- a CDS encoding PhzF family phenazine biosynthesis protein, which yields MKLELYQIDAFTEEIFHGNPACVVPLKNWLPDDILLKIARENAVAETAFFIDNGNTIHLRWFTPEIEMDLCGHATLATAHCLASLLNYQKDRIIFETLSGELTVDVKDGFYYMDFPSRMPEASSLPDIIAQSLNIQPKEVFKSRDYVLVYESEEDIKNIIVERSVLDLINLDPGGVVVTAKGTDCDFVSRYFTPQSSILEDPVTGSAHCSLIPFWASRLGKDKLFARQLSERGGQLYCENKDERVIVSGKARTYSMGHLWIE from the coding sequence ATGAAGTTAGAATTATATCAAATAGATGCATTTACAGAAGAGATTTTCCATGGAAATCCCGCGTGTGTTGTCCCACTGAAAAATTGGTTACCGGATGACATTCTTTTAAAAATAGCCCGTGAAAATGCTGTGGCAGAAACAGCATTCTTCATTGATAACGGCAATACCATTCATCTGAGATGGTTTACTCCTGAAATAGAAATGGATTTATGCGGGCATGCTACTCTTGCTACCGCTCACTGCCTGGCTTCCCTCTTAAATTATCAGAAAGACAGAATTATTTTTGAAACCCTAAGCGGAGAATTAACCGTGGATGTAAAAGATGGATTCTATTATATGGATTTCCCGTCAAGAATGCCTGAAGCGTCTTCTCTACCCGATATTATAGCTCAGTCACTGAATATACAGCCAAAGGAGGTTTTCAAATCAAGAGACTACGTTTTGGTATACGAATCTGAAGAAGATATCAAAAATATCATTGTTGAAAGATCTGTTCTTGACCTTATCAATCTGGATCCGGGAGGCGTTGTGGTGACTGCCAAAGGTACTGACTGTGATTTTGTTTCAAGATATTTCACCCCTCAATCGTCAATTCTTGAGGACCCTGTCACCGGCTCAGCACACTGTTCACTCATTCCTTTCTGGGCATCAAGATTAGGGAAAGATAAGCTTTTCGCCCGCCAGTTATCAGAAAGAGGCGGCCAGCTCTATTGTGAAAACAAAGATGAAAGAGTGATTGTATCAGGTAAAGCGAGAACCTATTCTATGGGACATCTATGGATAGAATAA
- the gndA gene encoding NADP-dependent phosphogluconate dehydrogenase has product MEKYNYGVIGLGVMGRNLLYNIADNGFSTAGFDLDEEKVRELHNGATPGTSVKGTASLEEFVSVLDSPRKIILMVPAGKPVDAVLESITPLLSPKDIVIDAGNSYFKDTERRIADLASKNLHFMGMGVSGGEQGARRGPSIMPGGDLEAFNLLKPMLELIAAKVNGEACTAYMGKGSAGNYVKMVHNGIEYAIMQLISETYDLLRKGAHLNNNQLYEIFKKWNEGEMNSFLIEITRDIFQQKDDLTDGFLVDQILDKAGAKGTGKWTSEQAMEIGVSIPTIDIAVTSRILSAYKDERVKASQLYPKGEITIPENTKMFIKEVGDALYLATLISYAQGLALLVKASEEYQFEIPLKDVVKIWRGGCIIRSVLLEKFYSAYSTDQNLSNILLDQGISEIVKDKISSLRKIAAFAASNGIPSLGIQTALGYFEAYTTESLPINLLQAQRDYFGAHTYQRVDREGVFHTSWQNLNN; this is encoded by the coding sequence ATGGAAAAGTACAATTACGGGGTCATCGGTCTCGGAGTAATGGGGAGAAACCTGCTTTACAATATTGCCGATAACGGTTTTTCTACAGCAGGATTCGATTTGGATGAGGAAAAAGTAAGAGAACTCCATAATGGAGCCACTCCGGGAACATCAGTTAAGGGAACAGCTTCTCTGGAAGAGTTTGTATCAGTTTTGGATAGTCCGAGAAAAATTATTTTAATGGTACCCGCAGGAAAACCTGTAGATGCAGTTCTGGAAAGCATTACACCGCTTCTCAGCCCGAAAGATATTGTAATTGATGCGGGGAATTCTTATTTCAAAGATACGGAAAGACGCATTGCTGATTTAGCTTCTAAAAATCTGCATTTTATGGGGATGGGTGTTTCAGGAGGAGAGCAAGGAGCCAGAAGAGGGCCGAGTATTATGCCCGGTGGAGATTTGGAAGCTTTCAACCTGTTGAAACCTATGTTGGAATTAATTGCAGCAAAAGTGAACGGTGAAGCTTGTACCGCTTACATGGGTAAAGGCTCTGCCGGAAACTATGTGAAGATGGTTCACAACGGTATTGAGTACGCCATCATGCAGTTGATCAGCGAGACTTACGATTTGTTAAGAAAAGGAGCGCATTTAAACAACAATCAGCTTTATGAAATTTTTAAAAAATGGAATGAAGGTGAAATGAATTCTTTCCTTATTGAAATCACTAGAGATATTTTCCAGCAAAAAGATGACCTTACGGATGGTTTTCTTGTTGATCAGATTCTGGATAAAGCCGGAGCAAAAGGAACAGGAAAATGGACATCCGAACAGGCAATGGAAATAGGTGTTTCTATTCCAACTATTGATATCGCAGTAACTTCAAGAATTTTATCTGCATATAAAGATGAGAGAGTAAAAGCTTCTCAATTATACCCTAAAGGTGAAATCACAATTCCGGAAAATACAAAGATGTTCATTAAAGAAGTAGGTGATGCATTGTATTTGGCTACTTTAATCAGCTATGCTCAAGGTTTGGCATTACTGGTAAAAGCATCTGAGGAGTATCAGTTTGAAATTCCGTTAAAAGATGTTGTCAAAATATGGAGAGGTGGATGTATTATCCGTTCTGTTTTATTAGAAAAATTCTATTCAGCGTATTCTACAGATCAGAATTTATCTAATATTCTATTGGATCAAGGTATTTCAGAAATCGTAAAAGATAAAATTTCTTCATTAAGAAAAATAGCTGCTTTTGCTGCGTCAAACGGAATTCCAAGCTTAGGAATTCAGACAGCTTTGGGATATTTTGAGGCCTATACAACGGAATCTTTACCCATCAATCTACTTCAGGCTCAGCGTGATTATTTTGGAGCGCACACCTACCAAAGAGTGGACAGAGAAGGAGTTTTTCACACTTCATGGCAAAACCTAAATAACTAA
- the zwf gene encoding glucose-6-phosphate dehydrogenase has product MSDNTILHPTTIVIFGATGDLAKRKLFPAFYNLYIDGRMPKGFNILALGRAENTDEKFRAYIKENLESFSRKTVTKEDWAGFQAHISYFQHQLDEEDSYQNLYHKLENFDKVYGMRGNRLFYLSIAPNFVSVISNHIKNTSIASDPAKDRIIIEKPFGHNKESAIELNHLLSQTFQEEQIYRIDHYLGKETVQNILAFRFGNSIFEPLWNHRHIESVQITVAEEVGVETRASFYEQTGALRDMIQNHLLQILCMVAMEPPVSLKSGEIRDRKVDVLKSIRRISSDKVDHYAVRGQYGKGKINGVKVNGYRQEEGIAPDSNTETFAAIKFYLDNHRWENVPFYVRTGKKMKEKHSYITIQFKPLPHSTFSESSSLLSANRLIINIQPQMDIRLQFMSKKPGLSLELKPVEMIFDNFACQTDTPEAYETLLLEALVGDLTLFMRSDQVEEAWDVVKTIQETWEKTKDSSFPNYDAGSWGPDDSNALVERQGHEWV; this is encoded by the coding sequence ATGAGCGACAATACAATCCTGCATCCAACAACAATTGTTATTTTCGGTGCAACGGGAGATTTGGCAAAAAGAAAGCTTTTTCCTGCATTTTACAATTTGTATATTGATGGCAGAATGCCAAAAGGCTTTAATATCTTAGCTTTAGGAAGAGCAGAAAATACAGATGAAAAATTCAGAGCTTATATCAAAGAAAACCTTGAGAGCTTTTCAAGAAAAACGGTAACCAAGGAAGATTGGGCCGGTTTCCAGGCTCACATCAGCTACTTTCAGCATCAGCTGGATGAGGAAGATTCTTATCAAAATCTATATCATAAATTAGAGAATTTCGACAAAGTTTACGGAATGAGAGGGAACAGATTATTTTACCTTTCCATTGCACCCAACTTTGTATCCGTCATTTCAAATCATATTAAGAATACTTCTATCGCTTCCGATCCTGCAAAAGACCGTATCATTATTGAAAAACCTTTTGGTCACAATAAAGAATCTGCTATAGAATTGAACCATCTTCTTTCACAAACCTTTCAGGAAGAACAGATTTACCGTATTGACCATTACTTAGGCAAAGAAACTGTTCAGAATATTTTAGCGTTCAGGTTTGGAAATTCAATTTTTGAGCCTTTATGGAACCACAGGCATATAGAATCAGTTCAGATTACCGTTGCAGAAGAAGTAGGGGTAGAAACAAGAGCCAGTTTTTATGAGCAGACGGGTGCTTTACGTGATATGATTCAGAATCATCTTTTACAAATTCTTTGTATGGTGGCCATGGAACCGCCGGTTTCGCTGAAGTCTGGAGAAATTAGGGATCGTAAAGTGGATGTCCTAAAATCAATCCGTAGAATCTCATCGGATAAAGTAGATCACTATGCTGTCCGGGGCCAGTATGGAAAAGGAAAGATAAATGGAGTAAAAGTAAATGGCTATCGCCAGGAAGAAGGAATTGCCCCTGATTCCAATACTGAAACATTTGCTGCCATTAAGTTTTATCTGGATAACCATAGATGGGAAAATGTTCCTTTCTATGTTCGTACCGGAAAGAAAATGAAAGAAAAGCATTCTTACATTACCATTCAGTTTAAGCCACTTCCCCATTCTACATTTTCAGAAAGCTCATCACTTTTATCAGCTAACCGACTTATTATTAACATTCAGCCACAAATGGATATAAGGTTGCAATTTATGTCAAAAAAGCCAGGCCTTTCACTAGAATTGAAACCGGTAGAAATGATTTTTGATAATTTTGCCTGTCAGACTGATACTCCTGAAGCTTATGAGACCCTTTTATTAGAAGCGCTTGTAGGTGATCTTACATTGTTTATGCGCTCTGATCAGGTAGAAGAAGCCTGGGATGTTGTAAAAACGATTCAGGAAACCTGGGAAAAAACCAAAGATTCTTCTTTTCCGAATTATGATGCGGGAAGCTGGGGACCTGACGACAGCAATGCTTTGGTTGAAAGACAAGGGCATGAATGGGTTTAG
- the pgl gene encoding 6-phosphogluconolactonase encodes MEITIFNTLDTLYKKAADTFVELSEQSIKKYGKFVVAVSGGSSPKAIFSLLATSEYADKIDWNKVYIFWVDERWVALDDEKSNFRMTVETLLDKVPVNKDQVFPMYKDGIEPEDYAKEYEAQIRNVLGEEGVFDFILLGMGDDGHTASLFPGEAVLDEKEKWVAAYYLKPQEMFRITLTEPIINRADRILIVTFGTSKKHALNEVLNGEYNPKLYPLQLIKKKDGVQIFTDKEAGA; translated from the coding sequence ATGGAAATTACAATATTTAATACACTCGATACCTTATATAAGAAAGCTGCAGATACGTTTGTTGAGCTTTCAGAACAATCTATTAAAAAATATGGAAAATTTGTAGTGGCCGTGAGTGGTGGCTCTTCTCCGAAGGCCATTTTCAGTTTATTGGCAACTTCAGAATATGCAGATAAAATAGATTGGAATAAAGTCTATATTTTTTGGGTAGATGAAAGATGGGTTGCTCTTGATGATGAAAAGAGTAATTTCAGAATGACTGTGGAGACACTTTTGGATAAGGTTCCTGTGAATAAGGATCAGGTTTTTCCAATGTATAAAGACGGAATAGAACCTGAAGATTATGCAAAAGAATATGAAGCACAAATCAGAAACGTATTGGGTGAAGAGGGTGTTTTCGATTTTATCCTGCTAGGAATGGGTGATGATGGTCATACAGCTTCCCTATTTCCCGGAGAAGCCGTTCTGGATGAAAAAGAAAAATGGGTCGCTGCTTATTATCTGAAACCTCAGGAAATGTTCAGAATTACTTTAACTGAGCCTATCATCAATAGAGCTGACCGTATTTTGATTGTCACATTCGGCACCTCTAAAAAGCATGCTCTGAATGAAGTTTTAAATGGAGAATACAATCCGAAACTATATCCTCTCCAACTTATTAAAAAGAAAGACGGGGTTCAGATTTTCACTGACAAAGAGGCAGGAGCTTAA
- a CDS encoding YdeI/OmpD-associated family protein: METGLEKKSIAINTKQEWRNWLAQHHRSSQSIWLICNNKKSGLPTVSWSELVDEAICFGWIDSTRKTVDSRSFMQLYTKRKAKSNWSKINKEKVQRLIDTGLMQPAGFESIKVAKENGSWTSLDSVEELIIPNDLENAFAAHVGSKEYFLAMSKTLKKMMLHWVTFAKRPETRQKRINELVEHAAKKQKPEQFR; encoded by the coding sequence ATGGAAACAGGTTTAGAAAAGAAGAGTATCGCTATCAACACCAAACAGGAATGGCGTAACTGGCTGGCACAGCACCATCGTTCAAGCCAGAGTATATGGCTTATTTGCAACAATAAAAAATCCGGACTTCCCACAGTCAGTTGGAGCGAATTAGTTGATGAAGCTATTTGTTTTGGCTGGATCGACAGTACAAGAAAAACTGTAGACTCCCGATCATTTATGCAATTATATACCAAACGTAAAGCCAAAAGTAATTGGTCTAAAATCAATAAGGAAAAGGTTCAGAGACTTATAGATACAGGTTTGATGCAGCCAGCCGGTTTTGAAAGTATTAAAGTGGCTAAAGAAAATGGTTCATGGACCAGCCTGGACAGTGTTGAAGAACTTATCATCCCTAATGATCTGGAAAATGCTTTTGCAGCCCATGTTGGTTCAAAAGAGTATTTTTTAGCGATGAGCAAAACATTGAAAAAGATGATGTTGCACTGGGTTACATTTGCCAAACGGCCGGAAACCCGTCAAAAACGGATTAATGAACTGGTGGAGCATGCAGCAAAAAAACAAAAACCTGAACAGTTCCGGTAA
- a CDS encoding lamin tail domain-containing protein has translation MKNPENVAPFVEASELITELKEKANEILSSVLSTELSSITINGKGNFPYYWQDPSNLKFNKKTYDWISSNLKAGTEPVQLDQVFTNYFIDVFSKVNYSLSVEDTAILNEAHRNATDQQMALLNAWVGAYGSLPPATETMQPIDIIMDKIATEWANPATTLSQIQKSDNLDALLNKTPASGKPIIPVLANYLDALGATISLQNNVTMNNGYLSKALKNVQQPKKENGGLLLNDDSILPAFQVTTPLSDILNGLKNTSQAAQIDMEVKRESESRFQVSVQGKAGFSIPIFDFFTLGIGGNANYFSDDIAISKNSIKISMSFTGVTLVNFGPTDFNIASNMYWAWFDPIRKAEQNSADKEREKHISGYKFSPNPATKFGPDGPFGLLNGVAISNYPTVEITVTGEDYKKIQKTFEQSSTAKLSFLGIPLASVTESTYSSSIQVDSSKSTIKITLTPPQSLIAGNNKDSIAWVLGAIVDYPAQVNSENERLAKGAYPNYQLYKDNTGTTYCSGSKVKSHDVGSAWVKKCLAAHQGTSCYGKPWTSPSQTGIVWP, from the coding sequence ATGAAAAATCCAGAAAATGTTGCTCCTTTTGTAGAAGCATCAGAACTCATTACAGAATTAAAAGAAAAAGCTAATGAAATCCTGTCAAGTGTTTTAAGCACAGAACTATCCTCTATAACCATTAACGGAAAAGGAAACTTTCCTTATTATTGGCAGGATCCCTCAAATCTAAAATTTAATAAAAAAACGTACGACTGGATATCATCAAATCTTAAAGCCGGCACTGAACCGGTTCAGCTTGATCAGGTGTTTACCAACTATTTTATTGATGTTTTCTCAAAAGTCAATTATTCCTTATCAGTAGAAGATACCGCTATATTAAATGAAGCTCATAGAAATGCTACTGATCAGCAGATGGCGCTACTCAATGCCTGGGTAGGGGCCTATGGTTCACTTCCTCCTGCAACAGAGACGATGCAGCCTATTGATATCATTATGGATAAAATAGCTACAGAATGGGCCAATCCGGCAACTACCTTATCCCAAATTCAGAAAAGCGATAACCTGGATGCTTTACTGAATAAGACTCCTGCAAGCGGAAAACCTATTATTCCTGTTTTAGCGAACTATCTGGATGCGCTGGGAGCCACAATCTCTTTACAGAACAATGTTACAATGAATAATGGATATTTATCCAAAGCATTGAAGAATGTACAGCAACCTAAAAAAGAAAATGGAGGTCTGCTGTTGAACGACGACAGTATTTTACCGGCATTCCAGGTGACAACACCCCTTAGCGATATTTTAAACGGGCTTAAAAATACTTCTCAAGCAGCCCAGATAGATATGGAAGTAAAACGTGAATCCGAAAGCCGGTTCCAGGTTTCCGTACAAGGGAAGGCTGGCTTTTCTATTCCTATCTTCGATTTCTTTACCTTAGGAATTGGTGGCAATGCTAATTATTTCAGTGATGATATTGCCATCAGCAAAAACTCGATCAAAATATCAATGTCTTTTACCGGGGTTACGCTTGTCAACTTTGGTCCTACAGATTTTAATATTGCAAGCAATATGTACTGGGCATGGTTTGACCCTATCCGTAAAGCGGAACAAAACAGCGCAGACAAAGAGAGAGAAAAACATATTTCTGGATATAAATTTTCTCCGAATCCTGCTACAAAATTCGGACCTGACGGGCCTTTCGGTTTGCTGAACGGTGTTGCTATTTCTAATTATCCAACTGTGGAGATTACAGTAACCGGTGAAGATTACAAAAAAATTCAAAAAACCTTTGAACAGTCTTCTACCGCAAAGCTTTCTTTCTTAGGAATTCCTTTGGCCAGTGTTACAGAATCTACCTATTCTTCTTCTATTCAGGTAGACAGTTCAAAATCAACTATCAAGATCACTTTAACCCCTCCTCAAAGTCTGATCGCTGGTAATAATAAAGATTCCATAGCCTGGGTTCTTGGTGCTATCGTCGATTATCCTGCACAGGTAAATAGTGAAAATGAGAGACTTGCTAAAGGGGCCTATCCCAATTACCAGCTCTATAAAGATAACACAGGAACTACCTATTGTTCAGGAAGTAAAGTGAAATCTCACGATGTTGGAAGTGCCTGGGTTAAGAAATGTCTTGCTGCCCATCAAGGAACAAGCTGCTACGGAAAACCATGGACAAGCCCTAGCCAAACAGGGATAGTTTGGCCATAA
- a CDS encoding GNAT family N-acetyltransferase, with translation MKHISLRPTIVADLETLFKIQLDEEASYQAAFTSKDSQNKEAYLAKYTRLLNDPTVNNQTIIVDDAIVGSIAKFVMEGDAEITYWIDKKFWGQGVATTALENLLILEKTRPVFGRVAFDNLGSQKVLEKCGFVKIGTDKGFANARQMEIEEFIYRLDF, from the coding sequence ATGAAACACATAAGCCTAAGACCCACCATAGTGGCAGATTTAGAGACTCTTTTTAAGATTCAACTTGATGAGGAAGCAAGTTACCAGGCTGCATTTACATCAAAGGATTCTCAAAATAAAGAAGCTTACCTGGCAAAATATACAAGATTACTGAATGATCCTACTGTTAACAATCAAACCATTATTGTTGATGATGCTATTGTGGGAAGTATTGCAAAGTTTGTGATGGAAGGTGACGCTGAAATCACTTATTGGATTGATAAAAAGTTTTGGGGACAAGGAGTAGCCACCACCGCATTGGAAAATCTTCTTATCCTTGAAAAAACCAGACCTGTTTTTGGACGTGTTGCCTTTGATAATCTGGGGTCACAGAAGGTATTGGAAAAATGTGGTTTTGTAAAAATCGGTACGGATAAAGGCTTTGCCAATGCCAGACAAATGGAAATTGAGGAATTTATTTATAGACTTGATTTCTAA
- a CDS encoding 5-fold beta-flower protein, producing the protein MRKTLFFSLLLFGILSVSAQTIETANRSTTGYIKSDGTIENSSRSTVGYIKSDGTIENKNRSTIGYIKSDGTIENNSRSAVGYVKKDGTVENSSRSTIGYIKDDGTIENSSRSTIGYAKDIKKEWVAVVYFFFKLN; encoded by the coding sequence ATGAGAAAAACATTATTTTTTAGCCTTCTTTTATTCGGGATCTTATCTGTAAGTGCACAAACTATAGAAACGGCAAACCGTAGCACAACAGGCTATATCAAATCAGACGGTACCATTGAAAACAGCAGCCGTTCCACAGTTGGTTACATTAAGTCTGATGGAACGATAGAGAATAAAAACCGCTCAACAATCGGTTATATCAAAAGTGACGGAACCATAGAAAATAACAGTCGTTCTGCAGTAGGTTACGTAAAAAAAGATGGCACTGTAGAAAACAGCAGCCGATCAACTATTGGTTATATCAAAGATGATGGAACAATAGAAAATAGCAGCCGAAGCACTATTGGATATGCTAAAGATATTAAAAAAGAATGGGTGGCGGTCGTGTATTTCTTTTTTAAGCTGAACTAA